The genomic DNA CATAAATAGTTTTCCTCTCTTTCTCGGTTTTCATCGCTGTCCGAATACAAAAAAGCTCCACCCCAGCACGGGGTGAAGCATTATAATAGGTAACTCCACGGTTCCACCCGAATTGCATCTACTCGCCCGTCAGGGCAAAAAGACACCACTCTGCCGACTGTTAACGCTGTCAATGCGGCGAACTTGGGGCCAACGCCTTAATTTCGCACTCAGGGGTGGTAGCACAGTTACAAAAATCCACAAAGACCGCTTTCAGCCCAACGACGGTCTATCTCTGATATGTTTTTTGTGGGCCTCCCCGTCAAAGGTTTGTTTGGATGAAGCTTTGCCTTGATACTATCACTGTGTTCTTCGCTTGTCAACAGATTTTCAGCCAATACGTCGCTTTTCCTGCAAAACGCCACCTTCCATACTTAATTCTGGGCGATGTATCGGCATATTTATGGCGGATATAATGTATATTTTGCCAAACCATGAAATTTGCAAACCGATAAAATCAAAAGATATTTAGAGAGTATTATTTCCCTGGGCGGCAAATCTATTTAGCGCGCTTACAGGCTTTTTTATTAGGCTGACTTCAAAAGTAGTCTTTTGTCACCCTTAAATTGATCTTTTTCTCTCTATAACACTTGTTATTATTGTGCAACACGTCATAAAAACAGAGCATTTACAAAATATCGCAATCGTCCAGCCGATTAGTTACAGCTTTGTCCGATAGAGTCCGCTTATACCACTTTTTTATATTTTCCTTTGGTTGATCAGGTTTTGTGTTTAAAATTTCTTGACAGAAATCTAATAAAAATGTAAAATATTTTTGGCTGTTTATACAGTCAGCGCATTACACAGGCGCCCAAAATATAAAAGAGCGAAAGGAGGATTTTTTATTTCATGTTGCCCTATGTAATATGCGGTTTCATTGCATTTGTAATCGGTGCTGTTATTGCCTTTCCCGCAGGCGTTAATTATAGAAAGAATGTAGCAGAAAAGGAACTCGGCACAGCCGAGACTGAAGCAAAACGTATCGTTAGTGAAGCAATAAAATCAGCGGAAAGTAAAAAGAAAGAAGCCCTTGTCGAAGCTAAAGACGAAATTTTCAAACTCAAAACCGAGGCCGAGCGCGAGATCAAAGAGCGGCGCACCGAGGTTTCGCGGCTGGAGCGCCGCGTGCAGCACAAGGAGGAGACGATCGACAAGAAGGTCGACAATCTCGATAAGAAAGAAGAAGCCCTTCAGGCCAAACTTAAATCTGCCGAGCAGAAACTTGAGGAGGCTGAGCTGGTCAAAAAAAGCCAGTTTGAAATGCTGGAGAAAGTCTCCGGGTTTACCATTGAGCAGGCCAAGGACTATCTGCTTAAAAACCTTGAGGGTGAGCTAACCCACGAAAAGGCTCTGCGAATTTCACAGATGGAGGCTCGTCTGAAAGAGGAAGCCGACGTCAAGGCCCGCAACATCATTTCGCTGGCAATTCAGCGTTGCGCGGCAGATCAAGTGGTGGAGACTACTGTATCGGTTGTGCCGCTGCCCTCCGACGAGATGAAAGGTCGCATTATCGGCCGAGAAGGTCGCAACATTCGTGCGCTTGAGACACTCACCGGCGTCGATCTCATCATTGATGACACGCCCGAGGCCATTACGCTCTCGAGCCACGACCCTGTCAAGCGCGAAATCGCGCGTATTGCTCTGGAGCGCCTGATCAACGACGGGCGTATCCATCCCGCCCGTATCGAAGAGATGGTGGACAAGGCACGTAAAGAGGTTGAAACCAAGATTAAGCAAGATGGCGAACGCGTCGTTCTCGAAACATCCGTTGGTTCGTTGCATCCCGAGCTTGTTCGATTGCTGGGTAGAATGCGTTATCGCTCCAGCTACGGCCAGAACGTTTTGGTGCATTCCACTGAAGTCGCTTACATCTCTGGCATGATCGCCGCCGAAATCGGTGCCGACGTCACCGTCGCCCGCCGAGCCGGTCTGCTTCATGACATCGGTAAATCCATGACCCACGAAATTGAAGGCTCCCACGTCGCCATCGGCGTCGACCTTGCCAAGAAATACAAGGAGTCCCCCGAGGTTATCCACGCAATTGAGGCGCATCACAACGATGTTGAGCCGCGCACCGTGATCGCTTGTATTGTACAGGCGGCCGACGCCATCTCAGCTGCGCGCCCCGGCGCACGCCGCGAAAACCTCGAAAATTATGTCAAGCGTCTTGAAAAGCTTGAGGAAATTGCAACTTCCTTCAACGGTGTTGAAAAATGTTATGCCGTCCAAGCAGGACGCGAAGTGCGCGTGATGCTCAAGCCCGAGGTTGTGGATGACGATGGCATGATCATTATCGCTCGTGACATTGTCAAAAAAATCGAAGAAGAGTTGGACTATCCGGGCCAAATCAAGGTGCATGTCGTTCGCGAGACCCGCGCAATTGAATACGCGAAATAGTAATATCCTAACCTTTACCGACGGGCGAATTTATCGCCCGTCGATTTTTTAAGACTATTCTTACTGTAAAATAACTGGCTAATCGCTATGACCAATACCAATCATTACATTTACATTTTTGATAAACAGCATTTTTCCTTCTCGAAATAAAATTTCTATCCCCCAGAGCTTTGTTACCAGTTTGTAATTATGTGGCCTTATTTTTCTCAAATTACTTACAATTTTCATTAAAAAGGTATTGCAATTGGAAAATGTGTGTGTTATACTTCTTACAAGAACTGGTGCTTGGGTTGGAGAGCCCCGGCATCAGAAAAATTTAAGGAGGATTTCATTTTATGAAGAAGTTTTTTGCACTTGCAATGGCTGCTGCCATGATTGCAAGCATGTCCGCTACTTCGTTCGCGGCGGATATCATTACCGGCACTCCCGATGGTCCTTTCACTAAGAAAACCGACGATGGCAAACTTTATTATCCAGTCGTAGCCATGCACGGTCCTTTCTCTTATGACGCCGACGATAAGGTGCTCACGGATGAGACTGTTGAGTATGGCGAAACCGCTTACTATGCACTCCTTCAGAGCGACATTGATTCAAAAGGCAATCCAAGCGGCGACAAGTCTCTTGTCACTGAGTCCGAGGTTGTCAGCAACCTGAAGGTTAAGCCCAAGTGGGAAGAGGGCTCCAAGCTCGTCAAGAGTGTTTCTATCGTTAAGAAGAAGGTCACCAACGAAGAAAGTGCAACCGGCGACAATACCGGTAGATACTACAAGTATGGTTCAGATGGCAAACCTACTACTGCCTCTGAAAATGAGTACAATAGCGGCGATGCTTTTATGTATGCTGATGAGCTGTTTAGTGACAATTACGACTACGAGAAGCCTGAAGCTGGCAAGTCAACCAGCGGTAACTACTACTACTTCCTCGCTATTGCGATGGAGTCTACTACCTCCACCGCTGACACCGACGTTATCGGCACCCTGACCCTGAGCAAGTCCAAGGCTCCCAAGATTGACGATCTTGAGCTGGATATCAGCCTCAACGTCGACTGGGCAAACTCCTACCGTTCTAGCACCAGCTATGTCATCGATGGCAGCAGCTCCCCCGAGCTTGAGGACGAGACCTACTACTCCCTGAAGTTCGACTATGACGATGAGACCGACCTTGAGTTCGAAGACGGTTCTATCTTCACCGTTGACGTTTCTGGCCAGGGCAAATTGCTCGTATACTATGATACCGATTTCAAATCCAAGGTTGCTTCCAAGTATCCTCTTGCTGAGCTCAATTTCTGGAATGGCAACGGCGCAAAGTTCAACCGTGTAGGCGAGATGTTCCTTGCTTGCGATGAAGACTATGCTCAGTTCCTCTATCAGCTCAATGCTGACGGCACCCTCTCTGAGGTTCCCGGCGCTGAGTTCGACAAGTATGACGAGGGCTTCTACTTTAATACTCGTGTATTGGGCACCTATGTCATCTCCGACATGGACCTTGAGCTCGAGGACACCACCGTCGAGACTCCCACTGTTGAGACTCCCGACGTTCCCACCACCCCCGTTCCCCCTGTTACCAACCCCTCCACTGGTGCAGTTGCCTAAGTAAAGGGTTGTAACTAATTAGTTAAATGTTTAAGGCCGTCGCCCTCCTCTCCAGAGTGGCGGCGGCTTTTTTCTGTTTATTTTACATGCAGATGTGAACTCATTTTATAGAAGTATGCATCGAAAGGAAAAGGAATATGAATTTCCCTCTTACACTTTTATTGGTACGTCATTCTATAACCGCCGGAAATCTTGCTGGTCAATACATAGGAAGTACTGACCAGCCCCTCTGCAGCGAGGGTATTGAACTTGCTCACGTTGCTGCCCGTTCTATGCCATCGGTGCTTCGAGTTTACTGCAGTCCTATGCTCCGCTGCCGTCAAACAGCCGCGCTTTTATACCCAAACCATGTTCTGCGTGAGGTAACTGACCTACGCGAGGCAGATTTCGGAATATGCGAAGGCAAAACATATGCCCAGCTTGCTGCTGACCCCTATTACCGGGAATGGATCACGTCATCAGGCGCACTGCCTCCCCCGGGTGGTGAGGGTGCTGAACATTTTTCAAATCGCTGCGTTGCTGCCTTTCGCGGTATTTTAGATGA from Oscillospiraceae bacterium MB24-C1 includes the following:
- a CDS encoding histidine phosphatase family protein yields the protein MNFPLTLLLVRHSITAGNLAGQYIGSTDQPLCSEGIELAHVAARSMPSVLRVYCSPMLRCRQTAALLYPNHVLREVTDLREADFGICEGKTYAQLAADPYYREWITSSGALPPPGGEGAEHFSNRCVAAFRGILDELVCDNISRAACVIHGGSIMAIMAALASPKRQFYDWRVENCCGFIVSADPQTGQLMLVEELCINCQT
- the rny gene encoding ribonuclease Y, giving the protein MLPYVICGFIAFVIGAVIAFPAGVNYRKNVAEKELGTAETEAKRIVSEAIKSAESKKKEALVEAKDEIFKLKTEAEREIKERRTEVSRLERRVQHKEETIDKKVDNLDKKEEALQAKLKSAEQKLEEAELVKKSQFEMLEKVSGFTIEQAKDYLLKNLEGELTHEKALRISQMEARLKEEADVKARNIISLAIQRCAADQVVETTVSVVPLPSDEMKGRIIGREGRNIRALETLTGVDLIIDDTPEAITLSSHDPVKREIARIALERLINDGRIHPARIEEMVDKARKEVETKIKQDGERVVLETSVGSLHPELVRLLGRMRYRSSYGQNVLVHSTEVAYISGMIAAEIGADVTVARRAGLLHDIGKSMTHEIEGSHVAIGVDLAKKYKESPEVIHAIEAHHNDVEPRTVIACIVQAADAISAARPGARRENLENYVKRLEKLEEIATSFNGVEKCYAVQAGREVRVMLKPEVVDDDGMIIIARDIVKKIEEELDYPGQIKVHVVRETRAIEYAK